In one window of Bemisia tabaci chromosome 4, PGI_BMITA_v3 DNA:
- the Nup35 gene encoding nucleoporin NUP35, with the protein MEPMTLGSPMVSPANSPLVSPNSSAYLPSFLMGSEQPHFSSSSPTKRTTRSPTYATNESFSLSLSQKMDKVNRATQEVKEKPGGPPTVGLFDTLHSFDLPKSRGADTFRLQAGARQAIRRNSFSPMGMSSPVVQSQTVSENNTDNSWAQKSPAASAEHWVTVFGFPPSAASLVLAYFSQIGRVEETKQPNHGNWMNIRYYSKMDARRAVYQNGKVFSGSIMVGVAPCKDTSILKDVTNNISSVSPEKPSLTHRIISNIASKVLPGAAQGTPSDDSSFRSPASSWASPEPVTPSIASPSNVTPKSILKSAQTNRASVRSWQPRSVSFQDSSMSATPEQPRVQTPSSIRKLMSPLSPVGAGSSLIQNNDNEVVLAHNIPRKSSSVVSKTIDYFLGW; encoded by the exons ATGGAACCCATGACTCTTGGCTCTCCGATGGTGAGTCCGGCGAATTCACCCCTTGTATCGCCTAACTCTTCCGCCTACCTCCCGTCATTCCTCATGGGGAGTGAGCAGCCTCATTTTTCATCAAGCAGCCCCACCAAACGGACTACCCGCTCTCCGACCTATGCCACAAACGAGTCTTTCAGTTTGAGTCTAAGCCAAAAAATGGATAAAGTTAATAG GGCAACACAAGAAGTGAAAGAAAAGCCTGGTGGTCCACCAACTGTCGGCTTATTTGACACTCTCCACTCGTTTGACTTGCCTAAAAGCAGGGGTGCTGACACTTTCCGGCTTCAAGCAGGCGCTCGCCAAGCAATCAGAAG GAATTCCTTTAGTCCAATGGGAATGAGCAGCCCTGTAGTTCAAAGTCAGACTGTGTCAGAAAACAATACCGACAACAGCTGGGCGCAAAAATCACCAGCGGCATCAGCAGAACATTGGGTCACAGTCTTCGGATTCCCACCATCAGCAGCATCTCTCGTTTTAGcgtatttttctcaaattggaCGAGTAGAAGAAACAAAGCAGCCAAACCATGGGAACTGGATGAATATCCGCTATTATTCCAAAATGGATGCCCGCAGAGCTGTTTACCAAAATGGAAAAGTATTCAGCGGTAGCATAATGGTGGGAGTTGCCCCTTGTAAAGACACG AGCATACTCAAAGACGTCACAAACAACATCAGTTCAGTCTCTCCAGAAAAGCCCTCGCTCACTCATAGGATTATCTCAAACATTGCAAGCAAAGTACTTCCAGGCGCAGCTCAAGGAACTCCTTCAGACGACAGTAGCTTCCGGTCGCCAGCTTCTTCATGGGCATCACCAGAGCCAGTAACACCCTCCATTGCATCCCCATCGAACGTGACACCCAAGTCTATTCTTAAGTCAGCGCAAACAAACCGAGCCTCTGTTAGGAGTTGGCAGCCACGCTCTGTGTCGTTTCAAGACTCATCGATGAGCGCCACTCCGGAGCAACCCAGAGTTCAAACACCATCAAGTATTCGAAAGTTGATGTCGCCTTTATCGCCTGTCGGAGCAGGGTCTTCTTTGATTCAGAATAATGACAATGAG gttgTCCTCGCACACAACATTCCAAGGAAAAGCTCCAGCGTCGTCTCCAAAACTATTGACTATTTCCTAGGATGGTGA